A window of Sulfurirhabdus autotrophica contains these coding sequences:
- a CDS encoding TlpA family protein disulfide reductase produces MKETGKHLSLIERIKKFRPGPVNLILIGLIAYVWFRPPAWVTDENKPVPQFTVLKTNGQSVSLESLRGKVVLVNFWATWCPYCRHEMPAMEKFYTEYQAKGFEILALSIDDDPAKVVSFMRDEKYHFPTAMSNSSLDTIFGGVSKVPTSYLIDKQGRIRKKISGQVHYARLEELVVPLLKE; encoded by the coding sequence ATGAAAGAAACAGGAAAGCATTTGTCACTCATTGAGCGCATTAAAAAATTTCGTCCAGGCCCGGTAAATTTGATTCTGATCGGGTTGATTGCTTATGTATGGTTTCGTCCGCCCGCCTGGGTGACAGATGAAAATAAACCCGTGCCGCAATTCACCGTATTAAAGACAAATGGGCAATCAGTCTCGCTTGAATCGTTGCGCGGCAAAGTAGTGCTGGTTAACTTCTGGGCAACGTGGTGTCCCTATTGCCGTCATGAAATGCCAGCCATGGAAAAATTCTATACTGAATATCAGGCTAAGGGTTTTGAAATACTTGCCCTCAGCATCGACGATGACCCGGCTAAAGTGGTTTCATTTATGCGTGATGAAAAATATCATTTTCCAACGGCAATGAGTAATTCCTCCCTGGATACTATCTTTGGGGGGGTGAGTAAGGTGCCCACTTCTTACCTGATCGACAAACAAGGCCGTATCCGCAAAAAAATCAGCGGGCAGGTGCATTACGCCCGTCTGGAAGAACTGGTGGTTCCCCTGTTAAAAGAGTAG
- a CDS encoding DinB family protein, which yields MTAMTWKNYFIYQADYQHWANDILFASLDHLDDASRNSSQGLFFDSIHKTTDHMLVVSRNWMWRLQQDKQAIGYGVVLYPDWKELKNALRHDVRAMQHWLEAQSEDFFESQISYPSANNQVRTNWVRDLLTHMMTHMVHHRGQLSAVATRLGAPVAEMDYLYYKREMDAHLEHSKQHP from the coding sequence ATGACAGCAATGACCTGGAAAAACTACTTCATCTATCAGGCTGACTATCAACATTGGGCCAATGATATTTTATTTGCTTCACTCGACCATCTGGATGACGCTTCGCGCAACAGTTCGCAAGGGCTGTTCTTTGACAGCATTCACAAAACGACGGATCACATGCTGGTAGTCTCACGCAACTGGATGTGGCGCTTACAACAGGACAAGCAGGCTATCGGCTACGGCGTCGTACTTTATCCTGACTGGAAAGAGTTGAAAAATGCGCTTCGCCATGATGTTCGGGCCATGCAGCACTGGCTGGAAGCGCAATCCGAAGACTTTTTCGAATCGCAGATAAGCTACCCAAGCGCCAATAATCAGGTTCGCACCAACTGGGTACGTGACCTGCTAACCCACATGATGACGCACATGGTGCATCACCGGGGACAGCTTTCAGCCGTCGCTACACGCCTGGGTGCCCCCGTTGCGGAAATGGACTACCTTTATTACAAGCGCGAAATGGATGCCCATCTGGAGCATAGCAAGCAACATCCGTAA
- a CDS encoding CopD family protein, giving the protein MLWIKSFHIIFMVTWFAGLFYLPRLFVYHAMSEDDASNQRFKIMERKLFYGIMTPGGIITIALGLWLWLGYGFSGAWLHAKVTLVTILVFYHIYCGKLLLDFKHDRNQHNHVFYRWFNEFPVLILIAVIILVEIKPEF; this is encoded by the coding sequence ATGCTCTGGATCAAATCGTTTCACATTATTTTCATGGTGACCTGGTTTGCCGGGCTCTTTTACCTGCCGCGCCTGTTTGTATACCATGCCATGAGTGAAGATGACGCCAGCAACCAGCGTTTTAAAATCATGGAAAGAAAGTTGTTCTACGGCATCATGACGCCGGGCGGTATAATCACTATCGCACTCGGTTTATGGTTGTGGTTAGGTTATGGCTTCAGTGGTGCCTGGCTACATGCCAAAGTCACACTTGTGACTATACTGGTCTTTTACCATATCTATTGCGGAAAATTGTTACTGGATTTCAAGCATGACCGCAACCAGCACAACCATGTTTTTTACCGGTGGTTTAATGAATTCCCGGTATTGATCCT
- a CDS encoding peroxiredoxin family protein yields MKSKKLILLLIAAIVLFAAISAGLSQQKAAPSIAFTTLKGEQLTLENMRGKVVLVNFWATSCPGCIKEMPELKDTYQKFHAQGFETIAVAMSYDPPNYVLTYVEKNALPFMVTLDMKGEIAQAFGDIKLTPTSFLIDIKGNIIQQVLGEPDFAKLHALIEEKLKEAI; encoded by the coding sequence ATGAAAAGCAAGAAACTCATTTTACTCCTAATCGCTGCCATCGTGCTTTTTGCAGCCATTTCAGCAGGACTATCCCAACAAAAAGCGGCGCCCTCTATCGCATTCACCACGCTCAAAGGCGAGCAACTCACTTTAGAGAATATGCGAGGCAAAGTGGTACTGGTCAATTTCTGGGCGACCAGTTGCCCAGGCTGCATTAAAGAAATGCCGGAACTGAAAGACACTTATCAGAAGTTCCATGCACAAGGCTTTGAAACTATCGCCGTGGCGATGAGTTACGACCCACCCAACTATGTACTCACCTACGTTGAAAAAAATGCCTTGCCCTTTATGGTCACCCTGGATATGAAGGGTGAGATAGCCCAGGCTTTTGGTGATATCAAACTTACACCCACCTCCTTCCTGATAGATATAAAGGGTAACATCATTCAGCAGGTGCTGGGAGAGCCGGATTTTGCAAAGCTCCATGCATTAATCGAAGAAAAATTAAAGGAGGCAATATGA